The genomic region gaaaagctcttaatgagctttattcaaaaataaaaaatatatattgggtgttccatttaaaataagagagttggagttacttccggttaaaccgggagtagaaaaaactcggtaatactattattgagttcttagcatatggttatcctcacataccaagtttcatgttactgaaccacatgcttcaaaagttatttaggtggtgcgggacttttaactaaccctgtatattaattttaGTGTTTTAACATAATTAATTTTGTTCCTTTGTGTTTATTACTAAACCAACTATGCTATGAAATATCAGATTGAAAATATTTTAGGTCGAAATGTTGCCTTTCTTTAATAGGAAAGGCCTCAACATATTGTGTTATTTCTTATCAAAAACGAGGGCGAAGTAATtcaatggtgtttaggtaaagagagatgtcataattattttttcttcagaaaaaaattaaactaaggGCCctcattgcaaataaatttctacacaaataaaatacatcaaatgTTAGTATTCTTTTGGTTTTTGCACAACCACATATAGGACTTAActtcactatttaaaaaaaatgatttaattcCTTTTACCTGAACACCCTCGAATTGCGATTGCAAATGTGAAAGTTTCACTTTAGTATGTTACTGATTGTAGATAAATGTTCAAATGTCGTAAATATAAGAAACCGGACTCATAGCGTTAGCTTTACTTCTGTTTTTAAGTAAGCCAGTCGAAGGAATATCGTGGTACTTGATTGGATTTGATTACgaaaacatttcttaaaaattttatCTTTCACCAAGGCACCTTAATATTTAGTAAATCTAGAACATAGGACCAACAAATGTAACTCCTCTGACATGATCTGCACTTTTCCATTACAAAAATCCACCACAATTGActgttttattgttaattttcgtTAGAATCGaactaataattaagaaaaatgttgtatcataataaaataaaagattatcGAAATGTGATTGCAGTCTTTTGTGGCATAAACATTAGCATTTCTCTATCTTACTGCATGCAAGTGTAGCCATTGTAACTGTTATCCTTGCATGAGCTTTTTATTTGTAGTTGTTCACATGTTTGTATTGGTCTCTGTGGTGAcgatgtttttcttttctttgtgttTCAGGTATGTACCCGCTTGCTATATCTTCTTACTCTTCGTGTTTCTCTGATGCTGTCTCGTGGCTTATGGCTCACCCTAATGATGGATCATCCGCTGACGTGGAGGACGTCGCTACTCACACTACGGTCTTCAGCTGTTTGTTTTTCacaaaattcgtttcagtaaagTGTGAGGGTTTGGAGTCACTTgtaaattcgaaaaaaataatcgtGTTGTTGTCACTGCCTCTAACTTCAGGGTTCAATATGTACAAAACCTTTGTTTCTACGGCTTGGTGTTGCAACTTAAAGGGGTAACTGGTAAAACACGCTGGGTGGAACTGCACCAAACGTTGTTCAGTAATGTCATTGCACATTAATGAAAGACTAtctcacatgaaaatcaagcttttctgtcctctatagcagccatttcgcctcaacaatgtacaaatttgtttatatgctttATTATGAGGCAGTATTAcgaactaggaaaacaatgttgccataACTGCACTTTCTGAGTTTCTTTTTCCATTAGTGTCATTTTCATGAATCTCACAATCGTAGAACGCAAATTATACGTTTTCTAAACAAGAAATGTCTTTCGTAGGAGCCAAGTATTTCGTGGAGCAACAGTCTAACAGAGAACTGAAGGCTGGCACAGTTTAACTTGGGATGAAGGATGAACACTAGcacataaataataacaaataataacttaaaaagttcttTCCAAAAGGAATGTTCTGGTAAATGACTGTTAAAAGTTCAAAGTATGTTAATATGAAGTtacttatgaaaaatgttaagAGTGAAATTTTAACTGCTGCAACAAGTCGTTATGGTGGAAGCATTTTCGTTTTGAAAGCCAGTCTTTgactatactttgtctttttcctCTCCTCTTCCTCAAATAGTATACATGACACCCAAACCTGCCCGTCTGACATCTTCAACCAAGATTCGATAAAAGTACCAGTTTGTCAAGGGCTGAAAAGTGGTATTCCGCCGCCAAAGACCCAAACCAGCCCGCCTGAGATCTTCAACCAAGATTCGATACGAGTACCAGATTGTCAAGGGCTGAAAATTCGTATTCCGCCGCCAAAGACCCAAATCTGCCCGCCTGTGATCTTCAACCAAGATTCGATACGAGTACCAGATTGTCAAGGGCTGAAAAGTGGTATTCCGCCGCCAAAGACCCAAACCTGCCCGCCTGAGATCTTCATCCAAGAATCGTTAAGGGCAACAGCTTCCGATACGCCGACAGGCTGTATCCTAACCCCGGCAGCCTCAGCGCCGACATCTGGGTCCCGACACCGTCAACGGGGCCAGGATCAACTCAATAAGGTTAGCATTTTGACCCAGGAGGTTAACATTTGCActgttttatttcattgctaGGCCATAGATGTAATTTTTAGATGATGTAAGTGATTTAGAAATATCAGTCTACTAGCCTACATGATAATTTCAGGGTATATTTCAGAATGTTATACATTATgttgagctgctgccaagaagtcaaaagaagaatagcaatggcaaaggaagcttcaaacagaaaaaggaccatcttctgtGGCCCTCTGGAGGAAGAACTAAggatgagactagtgaagtgttttgcgtGGAGAGTAGAATTGTATGGGGAAAAAAAattggacattacaacgaaatggCTTTTAGATAATCCTTTTCATcatattactatatattttaccagttttgtgaaaaaagcgtcatatttttttttattttcgtaaagagatcatttaatattgcagaatcactaattttcttacatacttaaaaatcactatgaagtagacaatgggactcaaacgagttaactcggattattaaattttgacacatgttagcaacccgagttaactcgggataataaagGAAGTGTTAATGAATTTTTTGATAGCCatatgaacttggaattttaatctgcTTGTTTTTGTTGACCATTCTTTTTAAATACGCTATTGCAATTCTGACAAACATGGTTTattgatagattgattgattaattgattgattgatatggagagaagcgactagaagcatttgaaatgtgaatatgtagaagaatggagtgttgaaatggacagacagaataagaaatgaagctgtgttgaaaagagtgggtgaagaaagaacaatgctggattgtctcttagagattgcaatgatgttaggtttcttcgttttgctcctatcacgtcatgcgacgtagagcgcagcttttcacagtacaaactgtgtttggcagatagtgaaaaatatttacgtttgaaacactgaaaatgtatcttgtagtacattgcaattcggtactgtaactgcacttcctaaagacgaccaataggataaatgaagaaattaaaattgctacatgtttatttccaccattaacactgtgtataattaaacaaaaatgcttataaaacaggagaataaatgcttttcacattattttgacattgtcattgtgtaatgtatatttactttcagaatgtccatatgtgtgcgtttccccatactaccgtactctattcttaatagcaacgttgttacctcaacacattaaagttacttattcagaatttagaaatattaaacatggtgttccgcaggggtcaattttaggtccattgttgtttctagtttatattaatgatttagccttgaccataaacaattcatcccatgtaattttatttgcagatgatacaagtgtaattatttcaagcaaacaatacgatcattttataaacacttctaatacagtgctgaatctaatgaatgaatggttccatgcaaataaactagcacttaatgttgataaaaccagtgcagtcaaatttagtacacacaatagtgctcaggtttcctacagtattcgattaaatggaactcatctcaaagaatctataagcacaaagtttcttggtttagaattggataatcacttgaactggaaaacgcatatagaatgtattactcgtaaattgagctctgcctgttatgcattaagatccttatctactattggtgatataaacttactcaaaatgtcatactttgcatattttcactctgtaatgaaatatggattaatattctggggtaactcgtctgaagctaaacacgtttttattttacaaaagaaagctataagaataatggccggtgtgcataaaaggacctcatgtaaaaatattttccgaaacttagaaatcttgactttaccttgtgaatacattctttccctaatgatgctgtatattaagaaccaagataaattcagtactaatcaagacattcatcattttaatacaagacataaatcagatcttcatctaccctctgttagtctaagctgttttaaaaaaggagttcgctattcatgtataacagtcttcaatgcactgcctaattatcttaaagatttgaagaacaacgagaaaaggttcagaaaagaattaaccaaatttctacatactcataccttctacacaattgatgaattgtttatgcttgtgaattgaattactctacttaaatgacatgtacaattttatatagctcaactaaaatatgtttttatagtgacttaatctgtttactatgtattgtattttttgatgaattgtatgtactgtaaattgaatagtatactgtataggtcaactgatgaattgtttaagcttataaattgaattgatctacttcatatgaattgtatagcttaacgaaaataagtttataaattgaactaatttaattgtatatgtttgtatagtttggctgatgaattgtatatgttcctaaaatgattactagtctgtgtagctctagtgatgaattgtatatagacctactgtaaattgaatggtaatatgcatagctcaactgatgaattgtttatgattataaattgaattaatctacttgatattaattgcacaaatttgtatagcttaatgaaagtatgctactttgtattgtatatatttgtatagttttggcctatgaattgtatatgctttaaattgaatagtaatctatatagctctactgataaattgtttgtgtttgtaatttgaagtagtttgcatgatatgtattatcaatttctgtatatcacaactggttgaattgtttatgccttaaatttaattaaattgttttgtattataatatagctcaacttatgaatgatcgtttgcgtttgtaaatttaataatctgattggctatgtattgtatacttttagtagagccatcgatgtagctcagtcggcagactcgctgggctgctgatccgaagctgcgttcgggcttgggttggatccccctttggactttggtttcttccgaggttttccacagccgtgggactgaagccggatggtctatggcgagtccttggcatcaacacctttgatttgattaccccctttgatttgattacctggttgggtttttccgaggtttcccccaccgaaaaggcaaatgccgggtaatattttggcgaatcctcggacctcatttcatctcactacatctcgccaaaatgtaaaaaaaaaaattgtacaacattgtaaaaattgtagaaaattactaaattgtaaaactataaaaatttgtaaaaattgtaattgtaatattgtaaaatgttgacatgttccacatcttaaagcttcattgctcatgtaagatctatggaataaaataaatgaatgaatgaatgaatgaatgaatgaatgaatgaacatctctacctttcactagctgcagcgagtcaacaaccatAGTACATGCAACAGTAaagttattgtatcgggtcccaagtctcgaagcctggttatcatttatgaggttcagatctgtcttcggacagttgactaaatacaAACAATACTTTCCTACCATTACCGCGCAGGCAGATCGTTCTTCTATCAACCAACGCATAGAATTAATGGATCGTACATCACTTGCTGTGAAAATCTAGATGTTGATATTAATTGTTATATGTATTCACTACACAAACAAGATGAGAAATACTCTTCTCGTTTATTTCGATCTTGCTGAGAGTGGCACCCTGTGGTCTATCTCGCTTCACGTCATTTCCAATTTATCTGCATTGTTTCTGAATCTCTCTTTCCTCGAGCCTGGTAGTCTAAGGACAATCGTTGCCATTCAGATGTCCTCCATTCTTTGAATATGCTCTCAATTACTGTATCATCTGTTCTTTGTACAATAATGTTTGAGTGAGTGGATCAAGCACTGGATTAATTGCATCTTGTCCAATCCTCTTCTcccattatatttgtattctctgAAACATACTTtgtttctcctctatttttctgaaaattttttaagataaataaattaatggcagTATAAATCAAAATGGGGAATAGGAACTACAGTTACCTGAGACTCTTGTTCATGCTATAGGTCAGAGGTCTCcgaaaagcgtatcgtcattcgtgctctcgatgctgcccgccgaacacagggtgctgtaaggctagagaaggggaagagactcgtacatCATCAGATGGAAGcaatcagtgggggatcgcggcaacggtctgcttatgtttacaaataacaacatcaaaagaataagaaatatcatacgtttgtatattattttgacatactatgaagctggcgCCCCATCTGTTACTATTGacacaagtcattgcaaattcaacctcttctgttctatgtggtttcgacttcagattcaattacatttacagtcTTGAAAtcccttctctgaactgtaattggaaacaatttaattttcttaaactttgactttgttttggacacagtattttagtaacgtcctgtatgcacgaatttacaaatgatgcttatgtaaaaggcttcattgattttccaatattccaagctaaactatagctagcaaaaagcttttttgtttaagactgaggacacgtgtgtgatttgtgtttgtattttcttgtttcatatttatcaaaatatttatagggctacgcatttcacctaaaattaaacgaaaaactgtatgtttgtcatgcggaactgagtgtaaacgtattgtaatatactgattattatgtataaccacagccatacagatagccccaaaataaattattttcacatgtccaacatgcctgtaattgtatgatattctttgtgaagagtcgagtattgtcgtcgcatgttgaattttaacacaccattAAGAATTTTCGaccaaattaaaaatttcacattctccccactaactcaaaaaaaaatatatatcttcctattcatccttgaatgtactacgtccatgattagaagacactgtgaaaaggtggaacacgccgaccaacacagtgataatggcagtccgccactgctcttcgtttgcgcataaacattgagtacaatacagatggggatgggtgaggcggagcgcgctcattacgtactggcttcggttccgttcaggggcatactcgcgagtacgcttttgaaGACGTCTTCTCTTGTTCATGTTATAGGTTTTCGGATTTATTGAATCGTCTATCGTTAGCTTAATTCCAAAACTCGTAACTAGCTCAGATGCCGGTTTTCACttgaaagtacagggacatcattttatttttacttcaatttttattgtacctgatttttttaatatacttccctcccactccttctagtagCAAAATTCCACATACAACCAAAGCCGCAAAGTTGTCGTACGgtcaaaataaacagtacagaatgagtgagtacagtatgtttcagaaatatgatcacatttttcagtgaagaaagaacattcattcaatattgaatcatattttcgcacggtACTGTGTGTCCGTTcagttacgtcgcatcccggttttccccacccgtttctgctggcccctttgtaaaggctaatggctgagctatcttagctcttttgtgaaaacatttgctgttaggaattggacttctacctaatattatacagggacatcactttatttttaccaacatttttaacattaacctggctatactcggaaacactgttgcccccttccattacaggagtttgatgttactagtgcaatatgtacacaaatcattttactaggtataggaggagagaaaagtagtgtatccatttatgttgtagggaaatacgatattacgattttcagtttgatcatcaattttacggaatttatcaaaaacagtagagtagtaacattttttttttcaaaaactcaacttttcaggcggctatgttcgttatgtaatgtctactttatttagcatattaattattgatgttaacatacaatatagagagtgcatttaagaggggctcataagtaaagggctgtaagtgcacttaagttacttttgggaaaatggggtttaaatatttaagctttcgtaaaatcggtgaattttttatttaaattttaatgtgtgatgcgattaaaatatccctttgccactaaaattttagatattttagcttacactggatgcacttaactcatgttattacaaatgtcactagcattcctttgcttctagccacctcaattcaaaaaaagctaatctgaatttttaaacaagttgctgaaaatagttgccgttcattacaatggaggcttcaattctttacgcatattattaaaaacattttgaagcatattctctgaaattgaatttatcgtttcttgaatataattttttagtacgatattattaatatagtttctttattctatagaaaacgcaatcatatttatgaaacacactatacactgcagtgcttacttcactgcttgaagacttcgaatgcaacagcggccgtaagtttgtgtgtctgacgggagcaaggacattagtgaaggggtgggagtgaagtacattcagaaatgcaggtacaataaaaatgcaaggaaaaaataaaatgatgtccctgtacaactatttaaaataatttaaataaaagaacaTCGTTAAGTAaggaattgtcacgtgatttcccctcctaCATGACCatatggacggacagtagatagcatatctgagtaaatttatcattgcggatcgggcagaagtgaagattgaattgacagtacgtaacgtacactgttatagagtagggacagaattatttcaacgggcgtaggattatggctcccccatGTCGCTTGATTTGAGAGCTTTGCATTATTACTTTGGgattactgtgaaacagttgtgtttgctaaacatcctacaacaatagaagaattaaataattacattcaagaaaccatacattcaatttcagaagatatgcttgaaaacgtttttgataatatggacaaaagagtTGAAGCCtgaatcgaaatgaacgaccaccattttcaataatttgtttaaatatccatattttgattatttttaaaatttaaatgcattgtaaatattgtatgctaatgtgctgtagacagtatagtaaacatctatactaataatacatctgtagccgaagtttttctggtaattttcgattttccaaaaataattggtcctaacatatataattaaccaccctgaaaacgaaaatagcttttttgacatttttgtttgtatgtctgtctgtctgtatgtttgttaccttttcacgcgataatggatgaacggatttcgatgaaaattggaatataaattatgttcgttgtaacttagattttaggctatatggcattcaatatacgttatttaaaaggggggttataagggggcctgaattaaataaatcgaaatatctcgcttattattgatttttgtgaaaaagttacataacaaaagtttctttaacaataatttgcgataagttttattccttgaa from Periplaneta americana isolate PAMFEO1 chromosome 15, P.americana_PAMFEO1_priV1, whole genome shotgun sequence harbors:
- the LOC138715580 gene encoding uncharacterized protein → MAHGKHVEGVQWRKDGGPDNESIHDTQTCPSDIFNQDSIKVPVCQGLKSGIPPPKTQTSPPEIFNQDSIRVPDCQGLKIRIPPPKTQICPPVIFNQDSIRVPDCQGLKSGIPPPKTQTCPPEIFIQESLRATASDTPTGCILTPAASAPTSGSRHRQRGQDQLNKNVIHYVELLPRSQKKNSNGKGSFKQKKDHLLWPSGGRTKDETSEVFCVESRIVWGKKIGHYNEMAFR